The following proteins come from a genomic window of Thermodesulfobacteriota bacterium:
- a CDS encoding TraR/DksA C4-type zinc finger protein, whose amino-acid sequence MEPDIAEKLQELRQAAQAFSARIDAFREEIKEGGRSDRGLGNGMEEAECAMVDSIHHVSIRHAEACRARMQQVQEALARLTGGGYGICRECENPIDRRRLAVLPFAVLCRECQEETETAPGGRAFPCRPPAAGRRPAGVTP is encoded by the coding sequence ATGGAGCCTGACATCGCGGAGAAGCTCCAAGAGCTGCGGCAGGCCGCCCAGGCCTTTTCTGCCCGGATCGACGCCTTCAGGGAAGAGATCAAGGAGGGTGGCCGGAGTGACCGCGGGCTGGGCAACGGCATGGAGGAGGCGGAGTGCGCCATGGTCGACTCCATCCACCATGTGAGCATCCGTCATGCCGAGGCCTGCCGGGCTCGCATGCAGCAGGTGCAGGAGGCGCTGGCGCGCCTGACCGGGGGTGGCTACGGGATCTGCCGGGAATGTGAGAATCCCATCGACCGGCGCCGGCTGGCGGTGCTGCCCTTTGCCGTCCTGTGCCGGGAATGCCAGGAGGAAACGGAGACGGCCCCGGGCGGGCGCGCCTTCCCTTGTCGGCCGCCGGCCGCCGGCCGCCGGCCAGCCGGCGTCACTCCTTGA
- a CDS encoding PhoH family protein, which produces MPKRRKIFVLDTNVILHDSSCFHRFQEHDVVVPITVIEELDGFKKGGQAVNYHAREFTRALDALDAARLFNGGVPIDRGAGRIMVRLEKPVHRDLRPHFHTDSADHRILNVAYRLAGEHPSRPVILVSKDVNLRMKARSLGLAAEDYTSDHVKDPATLNRGCTAVDHLTAGVIEQLHAGGRLEPGEAGLSRQPAANEFLILRNGKQSALGFFEAAAGTVRLVRKGSASGITPRNAEQAFALDALMNRDIPLVAITGKAGTGKTLLALAAALERLHDYRQILLARPVVPLSNRDLGFLPGDVQAKLHPYMQPLYDNLAVIRGQFPEGSDRHRALGRLLAEGGLVIEPLAYIRGRSLVKLFVIVDESQNLTPHEVKTIVTRAGAGTRIVLTGDLFQIDHPYLDTQSNGLSHLIDKLAGQPLFAHVHLAKGERSQLADLASDLL; this is translated from the coding sequence ATGCCCAAGAGACGCAAGATCTTCGTCCTGGACACCAATGTCATTCTCCACGATTCGTCGTGCTTCCACCGGTTCCAGGAGCATGACGTGGTCGTGCCCATCACCGTTATCGAGGAGCTGGACGGGTTCAAGAAGGGTGGTCAGGCGGTGAACTACCATGCCCGGGAGTTCACCCGGGCACTGGATGCCCTGGATGCCGCCAGGCTGTTCAACGGCGGCGTGCCCATCGACCGGGGTGCAGGGCGGATCATGGTGCGCCTGGAAAAGCCGGTGCACCGGGATCTGCGTCCCCATTTCCATACGGACAGCGCCGACCATCGGATCCTCAACGTCGCCTACCGGCTGGCCGGCGAGCATCCGTCCCGGCCGGTGATTCTGGTCTCCAAGGACGTCAACCTGCGGATGAAGGCCCGGTCCCTGGGGCTGGCCGCCGAGGACTACACCAGCGATCACGTCAAGGATCCGGCCACCTTGAACCGGGGCTGCACGGCCGTCGATCATCTGACGGCCGGCGTCATCGAGCAGCTCCACGCCGGCGGGCGCCTGGAGCCAGGCGAGGCGGGACTGAGCCGCCAGCCGGCGGCCAACGAGTTTCTGATCCTGCGCAACGGCAAGCAGTCGGCCCTGGGCTTCTTCGAGGCCGCGGCCGGCACCGTCCGCCTGGTCCGGAAAGGGAGCGCCAGCGGGATCACGCCTCGCAACGCCGAGCAGGCCTTTGCCCTGGATGCCCTTATGAACCGGGATATCCCCCTGGTGGCCATCACCGGCAAGGCAGGCACCGGCAAGACCCTTCTGGCCCTGGCCGCTGCCCTGGAGCGGCTCCATGACTACCGCCAGATCCTCCTGGCCCGGCCGGTGGTGCCCTTGTCCAACCGGGACCTGGGCTTCTTGCCCGGGGATGTGCAGGCCAAGCTGCACCCGTACATGCAGCCCCTTTACGACAACCTGGCGGTGATCCGGGGCCAGTTCCCGGAAGGCTCCGACCGCCACCGGGCCCTGGGCCGGCTCCTGGCCGAGGGCGGGCTGGTCATCGAGCCACTGGCCTACATCCGGGGGCGCTCCCTGGTGAAGCTCTTCGTGATCGTGGACGAGTCCCAGAACCTCACGCCCCACGAGGTGAAGACCATCGTCACCCGGGCCGGGGCTGGCACCAGGATCGTCCTCACCGGCGATCTGTTCCAGATCGACCACCCCTATCTGGACACCCAGTCCAACGGCTTGTCCCACCTCATCGACAAGCTGGCCGGCCAGCCCCTCTTCGCCCATGTCCATCTGGCCAAGGGCGAGCGCTCGCAACTGGCGGACCTGGCCTCGGACCTGCTCTGA
- a CDS encoding response regulator transcription factor — protein sequence MAREPILLVEDDENIQQLVTYNLVKQGYRVLCADSGEEALAILGRERAALVLLDIMLPGMDGLAVCRGIRAAESTKALPMIILSAKGEEEDIVTGLNLGADDYLTKPFSPKMLLTRIAAVLRRSQQEGRKDAPKQDLLVVGRLTVDPSRHLVTHEGREIHLTVTEFAILELLVRRPGWVFTRQQIIDKVRGYEYAVTPRLVDVQIFGLRKKMGEAGKLIETVRGIGYRFKE from the coding sequence ATGGCCAGGGAGCCCATCCTCCTGGTGGAGGATGACGAGAACATCCAGCAGCTGGTCACCTACAACCTGGTGAAGCAGGGCTACCGGGTGCTGTGCGCCGACTCCGGCGAGGAGGCCCTGGCCATCCTCGGCCGGGAGCGCGCGGCGCTGGTGCTGCTCGACATCATGCTGCCGGGCATGGACGGGCTGGCGGTGTGCCGGGGCATCCGCGCCGCCGAGAGCACCAAGGCCCTGCCCATGATCATCCTCTCCGCCAAGGGCGAGGAGGAGGATATCGTCACCGGCCTCAACCTGGGCGCCGACGACTACCTCACCAAGCCCTTCAGCCCCAAGATGCTCCTGACCCGCATCGCTGCAGTCCTGCGCCGCAGCCAGCAGGAGGGCCGCAAGGACGCGCCCAAGCAGGATCTCCTGGTGGTGGGCCGGCTGACCGTCGACCCCAGCCGCCATCTGGTCACCCACGAGGGCCGGGAGATCCATCTGACGGTGACCGAGTTCGCCATCCTGGAGCTTCTGGTCCGCCGGCCGGGCTGGGTCTTCACCCGCCAGCAGATCATCGACAAGGTCCGGGGCTACGAGTACGCGGTGACCCCGCGGCTGGTGGATGTGCAGATCTTCGGCCTGCGGAAGAAGATGGGGGAGGCCGGCAAGCTCATCGAGACGGTACGGGGCATCGGCTACCGCTTCAAGGAGTGA